In Drosophila nasuta strain 15112-1781.00 chromosome 2R, ASM2355853v1, whole genome shotgun sequence, a single genomic region encodes these proteins:
- the LOC132785715 gene encoding chymotrypsin-2: MKFLHLGLFLFLLLHPGTLGKRYQQMYAADTPRIDGRIMGGQTAEVGSAPYQVSLQPIVGYHNCGGAIINERWIATAGHCVETFPPEFIVVVTGTNRYMEPGAVYYTEEVHLHCLYDQPYMHNDIALIKLTQNITFNALTQPIALPTRPTREGDEIVLTGWGAEVAYGEAQEDLQKLDLGFVKLSECYDIFNQTSNMGVGHLCTFSKQGEGSCHGDSGGPLVSNGELVGLVNWGRPCGQGFPDVQANVYYYLDWIRNVLSGNSKCST, translated from the coding sequence ATGAAGTTTCTCCACCTGGGTCTATTCCTATTCCTGCTGCTGCATCCTGGTACGCTTGGAAAACGCTACCAGCAGATGTATGCTGCGGATACTCCTCGAATCGATGGTCGCATTATGGGCGGTCAGACGGCTGAGGTTGGTTCTGCTCCCTATCAGGTTTCGTTGCAGCCCATCGTCGGTTATCACAACTGCGGTGGGGCCATCATCAATGAACGTTGGATTGCCACCGCCGGACATTGTGTGGAAACATTTCCACCGGAATTCATTGTCGTCGTAACGGGTACCAATCGCTATATGGAACCCGGTGCGGTCTACTACACCGAGGAGGTGCATCTGCATTGTCTGTACGATCAGCCCTATATGCACAATGATATTGCGCTTATTAAGCTCACCCAGAACATTACCTTCAATGCATTGACACAACCTATTGCTCTGCCCACGCGTCCTACGCGTGAGGGCGATGAGATTGTGCTCACCGGCTGGGGCGCTGAGGTGGCCTATGGCGAAGCTCAAGAGGATCTGCAGAAACTTGACTTGGGCTTTGTCAAACTATCCGAGTGCTATGATATTTTCAATCAGACCAGCAACATGGGCGTCGGACATCTTTGCACCTTCTCCAAGCAGGGCGAGGGCTCCTGCCATGGAGATTCGGGTGGTCCGCTTGTGAGCAATGGCGAACTTGTGGGCTTAGTCAACTGGGGCAGACCTTGTGGTCAAGGCTTCCCGGATGTGCAGGCTAATGTGTACTACTATCTGGACTGGATCAGGAATGTGCTGAGCGGCAACTCCAAGTGCAGCACGTAA
- the LOC132786517 gene encoding chymotrypsin-2, whose product MLSASRWMRIFTCLLLLLLILGCSIDVTVGKRMPHKFATYDNRIVGGQDAEEGAAPYQVSIQTAWRTNICGGVILDDRWILTAGHCALDFNLADLRIIVGTNERLVPGQILFPDEAIVHSCYDRPAIYANDIGLFHLNDSIVFNERTQAVQLSREYPPAGATVTLTGWGAPELNWPAMEKLQTINLTVIDHAECKALWDGTDSVDIGHICTFTKEGEGSCNGDSGGPLMWENKLVGLVNWGAPCAVGKPDMHANTIYYTEWIRRTIAGCKQRVN is encoded by the coding sequence ATGCTGTCTGCTTCACGCTGGATGCGCATTTTCACCtgtctgctgcttctgctgctgattTTGGGCTGTTCCATTGACGTCACCGTGGGCAAGCGCATGCCTCATAAATTCGCCACATACGACAATCGTATTGTTGGCGGTCAGGACGCCGAGGAGGGGGCGGCACCTTATCAGGTCTCGATACAAACAGCTTGGAGAACAAATATCTGTGGCGGGGTTATACTCGACGATCGTTGGATACTCACCGCTGGACACTGCGCCCTCGACTTTAATCTCGCTGATCTGCGAATTATTGTGGGCACCAATGAGCGTCTGGTGCCCGGTCAAATACTCTTTCCCGATGAGGCTATAGTGCACTCGTGTTACGATAGACCAGCCATATATGCCAATGATATTGGACTGTTTCATCTGAACGATTCGATTGTGTTTAATGAACGTACTCAGGCTGTTCAGCTAAGCAGAGAGTATCCGCCAGCCGGTGCTACGGTGACTTTAACTGGTTGGGGTGCTCCGGAACTCAATTGGCCAGCAATGGAGAAACTGCAAACTATCAATTTGACTGTCATCGATCATGCTGAGTGCAAGGCTCTTTGGGATGGCACCGACAGCGTGGACATTGGACATATTTGCACCTTCACCAAGGAAGGTGAGGGTTCTTGCAATGGCGACTCTGGCGGACCGCTGATGTGGGAAAACAAGCTGGTGGGCTTGGTCAACTGGGGCGCCCCTTGCGCCGTTGGCAAGCCTGATATGCATGCCAATACCATATACTATACGGAGTGGATACGTCGCACCATTGCAGGCTGTAAGCAGCGGGTCAATTGA
- the LOC132785714 gene encoding chymotrypsin-2: MTQRTHLQLLLLPSVILLLSLVAQPVDSIVGGQNAVEGEAPYQISLQTLVGSHLCGGAILAQRWILTAGHCVRGWPADRLQVAVGTLRYTQPGAVYYPSAIYLHCNYDSPKYHNDIALLQLNETIVYDELTQPVPVATEFTPVGTSQIVFTGWGTQSVSGTTPTIMQRVHQNRISGVDCATRLSVYDDVELGPCHLCALRQVNVGACHGDTGGPLVHDGQLIGILNFVVPCATGVPDVFMDVRYYTDWMRQVMSGNSRCGQVYQQIIN; the protein is encoded by the coding sequence ATGACACAACGGACACACCTccaactgttgctgctaccTTCGGTGATCCTGCTACTTTCACTTGTTGCGCAACCCGTTGATTCGATTGTCGGCGGTCAGAATGCCGTCGAGGGTGAAGCTCCATATCAGATCTCACTGCAGACGTTAGTCGGAAGTCATCTGTGTGGCGGCGCTATCCTAGCACAACGATGGATACTTACAGCAGGACACTGCGTCAGGGGTTGGCCAGCGGATCGTCTGCAGGTTGCTGTGGGCACCTTACGCTACACTCAACCGGGAGCTGTCTATTATCCCAGTGCCATCTACTTGCATTGCAACTACGATTCTCCCAAGTATCACAATGATATTGCGTTGCTGCAGCTAAATGAAACTATTGTCTACGATGAACTTACTCAGCCGGTGCCAGTGGCAACTGAATTCACTCCTGTGGGCACTTCTCAGATTGTTTTCACCGGCTGGGGCACACAATCGGTGTCCGGTACAACACCCACCATAATGCAACGTGTGCATCAGAATCGTATTTCTGGGGTGGATTGTGCAACGCGACTCTCGGTGTACGATGATGTGGAACTAGGACCGTGTCATCTCTGCGCTCTAAGACAGGTAAATGTCGGCGCCTGTCATGGGGATACGGGCGGACCTCTGGTTCACGATGGTCAACTGATTGGCATACTCAACTTTGTGGTACCCTGTGCCACAGGTGTTCCAGATGTGTTCATGGATGTGCGTTATTACACGGACTGGATGCGACAGGTGATGAGCGGTAATAGTCGTTGTGGACAGGTGTATCAGcagattattaattag
- the LOC132785712 gene encoding uncharacterized protein LOC132785712 — protein sequence MDAERIRISGDAPWKKIQQNTFTRWANEHLKTVDSSIENLETDFSDGLRLILLVEVLSHQRIPRYNKNPTFRTQKLENVSIALEFLEAEGIKIVNIDSSHIVDCHLKLILGLVWTLILHYSISLPSWDGEETQQESGLTPKQRLLNWIQLKLPDMPIKNFTHDWTTGKPVGALVDACAPGLCPDWELWDPEDSVRNAAEAMTLADDWLDVRQLIRPEELVDPNVDEQSVMTYLSQYPNAKLKDGAPLREKTDPNSVISVPTVVSPPSLEGLRAYGPGLEPTGTIIGTTVKFTVETVAVGNGDVEVDVEAPSGEIERAYAYFNNDMNLTYTISYMPKEVGTHKVVVRFSGYEIPNSPYYVEVEHPIEDAIVDNYDEYLDLPITNNSTHIDALVEGMSFTFLGYVNKKCESFSINFCLDDENQNTALHVNPRFHRKYIVRNTKTNGVWGPEEVASPIKFPLERGHRFKIQVLVTRENYLISINNQAFAQYNHRLAYESVRVLRIDGDVEINQIYRTFLNGFPNQFPNFGPSVGDFTELPLNENVAAIGELNEGYNFIFCGRILDDANNFSINFMYDDEEHDIALHISTRLQERSVVRNTKIEGDWGHEDDTSELPFLFRPGAPFTIQVLVTAAYYLISVNGLHFAQYKHRLTFASVRFLKVKGDVENVQIYSSAVYGYPVPILPARKTRGIPVAIAPTMARLTLAEDAEETSDAEAVEVEEEVAEIVEVAAPATKKEDHKGWFRI from the exons ATGGACGCTGAACGTATTCGCATTTCGGGCGATGCCCCATGGAAGAAGATCCAACAAAACACCTTCACACGTTGGGCCAACGAACATCTGAAGACGGTTGACAGTTCGATCGAGAACTTGGAAACGGATTTCTCCGATGGCCTTCGTTTGATTCTTCTCGTCGAAGTGTTGTCCCATCAGCGTATCCCGCGTTACAATAAGAATCCGACATTCCGTACCCAGAAATTGGAGAATGTATCGATTGCACTCGAATTCCTTGAGGCAGAGGGCATTAAAATTGTCAATATTG ACTCATCTCACATTGTCGACTGCCATCTGAAGCTAATCTTGGGCTTAGTATGGACTCTTATTCTCCACTACTCGATATCATTACCCAGCTGGGATGGCGAAGAGACGCAGCAAGAATCAGGCCTGACACCCAAGCAGCG CCTATTGAACTGGATTCAGCTTAAGCTACCCGACATGCCCATCAAGAACTTCACCCATGACTGGACTACAGGCAAGCCTGTGGGCGCTTTGGTTGATGCCTGTGCACCTGGTCTCTGTCCCGACTGGGAGCTCTGGGACCCTGAGGATTCTGTGCGCAATGCCGCTGAGGCCATGACCTTGGCCGATGATTGGTTGGATGTGCGTCAGCTGATCAGGCCAGAGGAGTTGGTTGATCCAAATGTGGATGAGCAGTCTGTCATGACATACTTGTCGCAATATCCCAACGCTAAGCTCAAGGACGGTGCGCCATTGCGTGAAAAGACTGATCCCAACAG TGTTATTAGTGTACCAACTGTTGTTAGTCCTCCTTCCCTCGAAGGATTGCGCGCTTATGGTCCTGGCCTGGAACCCACTGGCACTATCATTGGCACCACTGTTAAATTCACCGTGGAAACTGTTGCCGTCGGCAATG GAGATGTTGAGGTCGATGTTGAGGCACCAAGCGGAGAGATCGAGCGAGCTTATGCTTACTTTAACAATGACATGAATCTCACCTACACGATTTCGTATATGCCTAAAGAGGTTGGTACCCACAAGGTGGTCGTCAGATTTTCAGGCTATGAAATTCCCAATTCGCCGTATTACGTTGAGGTCGAGCATCCCATTGAGGATGCTATTGTG GATAACTATGATGAATATTTGGATTTGCCCATCACTAACAATAGCACTCATATTGATGCTTTGGTCGAAGGCATGAGTTTTACCTTCTTGGGTTACGTAAACAAAAAGTGCGAGAG CTTCTCCATAAACTTTTGCCTTGATGACGAAAATCAGAATACTGCTTTGCATGTGAATCCACGTTTCCATCGTAAATACATTGTGCGCAATACCAAAACAAATGGAGTCTGGGGTCCTGAAGAAGTTGCCTCTCCCATAAAATTCCCTCTGGAGCGTGGTCATCGATTCAAGATACAAGTGCTCGTCACAAGGGAAAACTACTTGATATCGATAAATAATCAAGCATTCGCCCAGTATAACCATCGTTTAGCCTATGAGTCAGTTCGTGTGTTGCGTATCGATGGCGATGTGGAAATCAATCAGATTTATCGCACTTTTCTAAATGGTTTTCCAAACCAATTTCCCAATTTCGGC cCATCGGTTGGTGATTTTACTGAACTGCCCCTCAACGAGAATGTGGCGGCAATTGGCGAGCTCAACGAAGGATACAATTTCATCTTCTGCGGCCGAATTCTCGACGATGCAAACAA tttCTCCATTAACTTTATGTACGACGACGAGGAACACGATATTGCTTTGCATATTTCCACACGACTTCAGGAAAGATCCGTTGTGCGCAATACGAAAATCGAAGGTGATTGGGGCCATGAGGATGACACCTCGGAGCTGCCTTTCCTTTTCAGGCCAGGCGCTCCATTCACCATTCAAGTGCTTGTGACTGCCGCCTATTATCTGATATCGGTTAACGGTCTGCACTTTGCGCAGTACAAGCATCGTTTGACCTTTGCCTCGGTGCGTTTCCTTAAGGTCAAGGGAGATGTGGAGAATGTGCAGATTTACAGCAGCGCTGTCTACGGTTATCCAGTGCCAATTTTGCCAGCACGGAAAACGAGGGGTATTCCGGTTGCCATTGCGCCAACAATGGCCAGATTAACTCTTGCAGAAGATGCCGAAGAGACGTCAGATGCGGAAGCTGTGGAAGTTGAAGAAGAGGTTGCGGAAATTGTTGAAGTTGCGGCGCCAGCAACGAAAAAAGAAGATCATAAGGGATGGTTCAGAATTTAA
- the LOC132785713 gene encoding chymotrypsin-2 produces MWNRFASAAILLLLLSWSSELSGKRMPEMTAEQLELLMEKTKDERFDSRVVNGFDAFVGMAPYQISLQGMYGDHMCGGAIIAEKWVLTAAHCVYGYNPTYLRVITGTIEWQKPNATYFVDEHWVHCNYNYPNFHNDIALIRLNDSIVWNQVTQPIALPSGLPVNGTKLLLTGWGSTYLWSDTPDVLQQASLTYVDYNSCQDIMGGDPSNGYGHVCTLTDGGQGACHGDSGGPVVQDNVLYGLVNWGHPCAIGYPDSYASTYFYRDWIQRTMAESSCKTCHCYASNYPY; encoded by the coding sequence ATGTGGAATCGCTTTGCCAGTGCAGCGatcctgttgctgctcctcAGCTGGAGCAGCGAATTGAGCGGCAAACGCATGCCCGAGATGACTGCTGAACAGCTCGAGCTGCTAATGGAAAAGACCAAGGACGAAAGATTCGATTCTCGCGTTGTCAATGGCTTTGATGCGTTCGTGGGAATGGCACCTTATCAAATCTCCCTTCAGGGCATGTATGGTGATCACATGTGCGGAGGAGCCATCATCGCTGAGAAATGGGTACTGACAGCAGCACATTGTGTCTATGGCTACAATCCAACATATCTTCGTGTGATCACCGGGACTATAGAATGGCAGAAACCTAATGCCACATACTTTGTGGATGAGCATTGGGTGCactgcaactacaactatCCCAATTTTCACAATGACATTGCGCTGATTCGTCTGAATGATTCGATTGTGTGGAATCAGGTAACACAACCCATCGCTTTGCCCTCTGGCCTACCGGTCAATGGCACCAAGTTATTGCTCACTGGTTGGGGATCAACGTACTTGTGGAGCGATACTCCGGATGTTTTGCAGCAGGCCTCTCTCACCTATGTGGACTACAATTCTTGCCAGGATATTATGGGTGGTGATCCCTCAAATGGTTATGGTCACGTGTGCACCCTAACCGACGGAGGACAGGGTGCTTGTCATGGTGATTCAGGTGGTCCGGTTGTGCAAGATAATGTGTTGTATGGTCTGGTCAACTGGGGACATCCATGTGCAATTGGCTATCCAGACAGTTATGCATCTACGTACTTTTATCGTGACTGGATTCAACGCACCATGGCGGAGTCCAGCTGTAAGACCTGCCATTGCTATGCTAGCAACTATCCCTACTGA
- the LOC132786516 gene encoding chymotrypsin-2 codes for MPAMNVPIFTLHCTTMRSLLLSFSLCLLLFVASSEALRLRGEQQPAQRAANSVRYASRLDASSPQGRVVGGSTVNIGEWPWMVSIQNQYGMDFCGGVVINETWILTAASCVSGLRARNVIAVTGTVDTYNFSSPYYLVDEIHIHCNFDKPLYHNDIALLHVNENIELNDETAIIPLNEIDELQEGEKLSFAGWGTPSADGTRSRYLLKSDGTYIDVEKCRSELGDTEDVDLGHVCVQMAAGKGTCHGDTGGPLINEQGELVGIGNWGVPCGLGYPDVYARVAFYSDWIRTIINGCGIA; via the exons ATGCCCGCCATGAATGTCCCAAT tttcacTTTGCACTGTACAACAATGAGATCATTACTGCTCAGCTTCAGCCTTTGCCTCTTGCTCTTTGTCGCCTCTTCGGAGGCACTGCGTCTGCGTGGCGAACAGCAGCCAGCTCAAAGGGCAGCTAATAGCGTCCGCTATGCCTCCCGCCTTGATGCGTCATCACCCCAAGGACGCGTGGTTGGCGGCAGTACCGTCAACATTGGAGAATGGCCCTGGATGGTTTCGATCCAGAATCAATATGGCATGGACTTTTGCGGTGGCGTCGTGATCAATGAAACATGGATTCTGACAGCAGCCAGCTGCGTTTCGGGTTTGCGTGCCCGCAATGTGATCGCTGTCACCGGCACCGTGGACACCTACAACTTCTCTTCCCCGTACTACCTTGTGGATGAAATCCACATTCATTGCAACTTTGATAAGCCGTTGTATCACAACGATATTGCTCTGCTGCATGTGAATGAGAACATTGAATTGAATGACGAGACTGCCATCATTCCTCTGAACGAGATCGATGAGTTGCAAGAGGGCGAGAAGTTGTCCTTTGCAGGCTGGGGCACCCCATCTGCCGATGGCACTCGCTCGAGGTACTTGCTAAAGTCCGACGGCACTTACATTGATGTGGAGAAGTGTCGCAGCGAACTGGGCGATACCGAGGATGTGGATCTGGGACATGTTTGTGTGCAAATGGCAGCGGGCAAGGGCACCTGTCATGGCGACACCGGCGGACCGTTGATCAATGAGCAGGGCGAACTTGTGGGCATTGGCAATTGGGGTGTACCGTGCGGTCTTGGCTATCCGGATGTTTATGCCCGCGTGGCCTTCTACAGCGATTGGATACGCACCATCATCAACGGCTGTGGCATTGCTTAG